A stretch of the Chelonia mydas isolate rCheMyd1 chromosome 5, rCheMyd1.pri.v2, whole genome shotgun sequence genome encodes the following:
- the LOC119566694 gene encoding interferon beta-like: MISRSLLQCCLVLLFSREISCLDCNRLHVLQTRMNSESLERLEKMGGNFPFQCLNEGTAFKPRDILKLRLSHQENAKVAIQQILQELFHIFNNNLTQAAWNGTSIKEFQNGLHQQIEKLETCLSAEMEKEVTYPGNENLLLTSLKLKRYFQTIEDFLKEKQYSRCAWEIIRVEISRCFLMLNKLTKRLENEAHDASSNDAMKTAE, translated from the exons ATGATCAGCAGGAGTTTGCTGCAATGTTGCCTCGTGCTGCTCTTCTCCAGGGAAATCTCATGTCTGGACTGTAACAGGCTGCATGTTCTACAAACCAGAATGAACAGCGAGAGTTTAGAGCGTCTGGAGAAAATGGGTGGCAACTTTCCCTTCCAATGTCTAAATGAAGGGACAGCTTTCAAGCCCAGAGATATCCTCAAGCTCCGACTGTCCCACCAAGAGAATGCCAAGGTAGCCATCCAGCAGATCCTCCAAGAGCTCTTCCATATCTTTAACAACAATCTCACCCAAGCTGCCTGGAATGGGACTTCCATAAAGGAATTCCAAAATGGACTTCACCAGCAGATTGAGAAGCTGGAGACGTGTTTGAGTGCTGAGATGGAAAAGGAGGTAACCTACCCAGGAAATGAGAACCTCCTGCTCACCAGCCTCAAACTGAAGAGATACTTCCAGACAATAGAggatttcctgaaagaaaagcaatacagccGGTGTGCCTGGGAGATCATCCGTGTGGAAATATCCAGATGTTTCCTCATGCTCAACAAACTCACCAAGAGACTTGAAAATGAAG CACATGATGCTTCCAGTAATGATGCTATGAAAACAGCAGAATGA
- the LOC119566695 gene encoding interferon beta-like translates to MTTRFLLHICLILLFSTEISSRLCTMLHFQQNKVNKESLELLQKRSGNFPSQCINERAAFKPTQDIVQLSVAQKENAKVVIQEILQEIFNIFSKNLTQSAWDATSIVRFQNGLYQQIQQLEACLRAQMEKELTNSESQDLQITSQSVKQYFQGIDAFLKEKDYSLCAWEIIRMEIPRCFVLIDKLTRRLSN, encoded by the coding sequence ATGACCACCAGGTTTTTGCTGCACATTTGCCTCATACTGCTCTTCTCCACTGAAATCTCATCTCGGCTCTGTACCATGCTTCACTTCCAGCAGAACAAAGTGAACAAAGAGAGCTTAgagcttctgcagaaaaggagcggAAATTTCCCCTCACAATGCATAAATGAAAGGGCAGCTTTCAAGCCCACCCAGGATATTGTCCAACTTTCAGTGGCCCAGAAGGAGAATGCCAAGGTGGTAATTCAAGAGATCCTCCAAGAGATCTTCAACATCTTTAGCAAAAACCTCACCCAAAGTGCCTGGGATGCCACTTCCATAGTCAGGTTCCAAAATGGCCTTTACCAGCAAATTCAGCAGCTGGAGGCATGTTTGAGAGCACAGATGGAGAAGGAATTAACCAACTCGGAAAGTCAGGACCTCCAGATCACCAGTCAGAGTGTGAAACAATACTTTCAGGGGATAGATGCTTTCTTGAAAGAAAAGGATTACAGCCTGTGTGCCTGGGAGATCATTCGCATGGAAATACCCAGATGTTTTGTATTGATTGACAAACTCACTCGACGGCTGAGTAACTAA
- the LOC119566696 gene encoding interferon beta-like, with the protein MTTRCLLHICLILLFSTEISSQLCTMLHFQQNKVNKESLELLEKVSGNLPSQCINERAAFKPTQDVLQLPVSQKENAKVAIQEILQEIFNIFSKNLTQSAWDATSIVRFQNGLYQQIQRLEACLRAQMEKGLTNPKSQDLQITSRRVKKYFQEIDAFLKEKQYSLCAWEIIRMEIPRCFVLVEKITRKLRN; encoded by the coding sequence ATGACCACCAGGTGTTTGCTGCACATTTGCCTCATACTGCTCTTCTCCACTGAAATCTCATCTCAGCTCTGTACCATGCTTCACTTCCAGCAAAACAAAGTGAACAAAGAGAGCTTGGAGCTTCTGGAGAAAGTGAGCGGAAATCTCCCCTCACAATGCATAAATGAAAGGGCAGCTTTCAAACCCACCCAGGATGTCCTCCAACTCCCAGTGTCCCAGAAGGAGAATGCCAAGGTGGCAATTCAAGAGATCCTCCAAGAGATCTTCAACATCTTTAGCAAAAACCTCACCCAAAGTGCCTGGGATGCCACTTCCATAGTCAGGTTCCAAAATGGCCTTTACCAGCAAATTCAGCGGCTGGAGGCATGTTTGAGAGCACAGATGGAGAAGGGCTTAACCAACCCAAAAAGTCAGGACCTCCAGATCACCAGTCGGagagtgaaaaaatactttcaggagatagatgctttcctgaaagaaaagcaatacagccTGTGTGCCTGGGAGATCATTCGCATGGAAATACCCAGATGTTTTGTGCTGGTTGAAAAAATCACTCGAAAACTTCGTAACTAA